From one Lasioglossum baleicum chromosome 11, iyLasBale1, whole genome shotgun sequence genomic stretch:
- the LOC143213292 gene encoding uncharacterized protein LOC143213292 isoform X1, protein MQGGLKSSRKMAKKSVPAALQTEILNNEDWEKLLKKTGLIVVDVYSEWSGPCTGMVSILKKVKMEIGGDALSYATAKCDYITDLERFQGKSEPIWMFIHNGRMINLMFGAQCPQLLKMLTTELQRVQNGEEHEFSLEVSERSPEEVKQLKMIEEARIAKEAAKKARKEAEAVARYETEMLHLTTSLKNETCLLLYPWVFKDEEDHKRDKKSSPPYVELIEEILPGTFIVDQEIRKRLSEDILSKLYNESDYVLPENHKSLLLDGKCMFIRLKVAEENPDIDIHAQLMSLLFGEPELPSAETVFTEECYAGRHRPASAPPENETEIFPIAWTPPNCRNKAIVYRTIFTTYTNKTYPYEDKAANVPIVVFKYDYTRKNELRIVLEEFEDEVVHFGIFESDKPPEAKIIAGSMDEFEENTRERTGYETFVCVVKKVGCEAFLGFAGIGPYHVSENPEKGSEESKLYFPDVTGSEETQSDDDEKPEEVPENPEENNEPQT, encoded by the exons atGCAGGGTGGTTTAAAGTCCTCGCGGAAAATGGCAAAGAAATCAGTGCCGGCGGCGCTGCAAACCGAAATTTTGAATAACGAAGACTGGGAGAAGCTTCTGAAGAAAACTGGTTTAA tagtgGTGGATGTTTATTCGGAATGGAGTGGACCATGCACGGGGATGGTGAGCATCCTGAAGAAAGTCAAAATGGAGATCGGGGGAGACGCGTTAAGTTATGCTacg GCGAAATGTGACTACATAACGGATCTAGAGCGCTTCCAAGGGAAAAGCGAACCAATTTGGATGTTCATCCAC aaTGGTCGAATGATAAATCTAATGTTCGGCGCACAGTGTCCGCAATTGTTAAAAATGCTGACGACCGAGTTGCAGAGGGTGCAAAATGGCGAGGAACACGA ATTCTCTTTGGAAGTGTCTGAAAGGAGTCCAGAGGAAgtgaaacaattaaaaatgatcGAGGAAGCTAGGATAGCGAAAGAAGCGGCGAAAAAAGCTCGGAAAG AAGCTGAAGCTGTAGCGCGATACGAAACAGAGATGCTTCACTTAACTACTTCGCTAAAAAACGAAACTTGTCTCTTGCTCTATCCATGGGTTTTCAAAGACGAAGAAGACCATAAGAGAGACAAAAAGTCTAGTCCACCGTACGTGGAATTGATAGAAGAGATATTACCAGGGACTTTCATAGTTGACCAGGAAATAAGAAAGCGGCTTAGTGAGGACATCCTCAGCAAACTTTATAACGAA TCCGATTACGTATTGCCAGAAAATCACAAGAGTCTATTACTAGATGGTAAATGCATGTTTATAAGGTTGAAAGTTGCTGAAGAAAACCCAGATATCGATATTCATGCACAGTTGATGAGTCTACTGTTCGGAGAACCAGAGTTACCGAGTGCGGAAACAGTTTTCACCGAAGAATG TTACGCGGGTCGCCATCGACCCGCCTCCGCACCACCCGAGAATGAAACCGAGATTTTTCCAATTGCATGGACACCGCCGAATTGTAGAAACAAGGCGATCGTTTATCGCACGATTTTTACCACGTACACCAACAAAACATACCCG TACGAAGATAAGGCTGCAAACGTACCGATAGTGGTATTCAAGTACGATTACACGCGGAAAAATGAGTTGAGAATAGTTCTAGAAGAGTTTGAGGATGAAGTGGTCCACTTTGGTATTTTCGAATCCGACAAACCACCGGAGGCAAAAATAATTGCTGGAAGTATGGACGAATTCGAGGAAAATACAAGGGAGAGAACGGGGTATGAGACGTTTGTGTGTGTAGTGAAGAAAGTAGGGTGCGAGGCGTTTTTAGGGTTTGCTGGTATTGGTCCCTATCACGTGAGTGAGAATCCGGAGAAGGGTTCTGAGGAATCGAAACTGTATTTCCCGGATGTTACTGGTTCGGAAGAAACACAGTCGGACGATGATGAAAAACCTGAAGAGGTGCCGGAGAACCCTGAGGAAAATAATGAGCCACAGACATAA
- the LOC143213292 gene encoding uncharacterized protein LOC143213292 isoform X2 codes for MIYCILKVYFWFSDFVIYFLVVDVYSEWSGPCTGMVSILKKVKMEIGGDALSYATAKCDYITDLERFQGKSEPIWMFIHNGRMINLMFGAQCPQLLKMLTTELQRVQNGEEHEFSLEVSERSPEEVKQLKMIEEARIAKEAAKKARKEAEAVARYETEMLHLTTSLKNETCLLLYPWVFKDEEDHKRDKKSSPPYVELIEEILPGTFIVDQEIRKRLSEDILSKLYNESDYVLPENHKSLLLDGKCMFIRLKVAEENPDIDIHAQLMSLLFGEPELPSAETVFTEECYAGRHRPASAPPENETEIFPIAWTPPNCRNKAIVYRTIFTTYTNKTYPYEDKAANVPIVVFKYDYTRKNELRIVLEEFEDEVVHFGIFESDKPPEAKIIAGSMDEFEENTRERTGYETFVCVVKKVGCEAFLGFAGIGPYHVSENPEKGSEESKLYFPDVTGSEETQSDDDEKPEEVPENPEENNEPQT; via the exons ATGATCTACTGTATCTTGAAAGTATATTTCTGGTTTtctgattttgtaatttattttttagtgGTGGATGTTTATTCGGAATGGAGTGGACCATGCACGGGGATGGTGAGCATCCTGAAGAAAGTCAAAATGGAGATCGGGGGAGACGCGTTAAGTTATGCTacg GCGAAATGTGACTACATAACGGATCTAGAGCGCTTCCAAGGGAAAAGCGAACCAATTTGGATGTTCATCCAC aaTGGTCGAATGATAAATCTAATGTTCGGCGCACAGTGTCCGCAATTGTTAAAAATGCTGACGACCGAGTTGCAGAGGGTGCAAAATGGCGAGGAACACGA ATTCTCTTTGGAAGTGTCTGAAAGGAGTCCAGAGGAAgtgaaacaattaaaaatgatcGAGGAAGCTAGGATAGCGAAAGAAGCGGCGAAAAAAGCTCGGAAAG AAGCTGAAGCTGTAGCGCGATACGAAACAGAGATGCTTCACTTAACTACTTCGCTAAAAAACGAAACTTGTCTCTTGCTCTATCCATGGGTTTTCAAAGACGAAGAAGACCATAAGAGAGACAAAAAGTCTAGTCCACCGTACGTGGAATTGATAGAAGAGATATTACCAGGGACTTTCATAGTTGACCAGGAAATAAGAAAGCGGCTTAGTGAGGACATCCTCAGCAAACTTTATAACGAA TCCGATTACGTATTGCCAGAAAATCACAAGAGTCTATTACTAGATGGTAAATGCATGTTTATAAGGTTGAAAGTTGCTGAAGAAAACCCAGATATCGATATTCATGCACAGTTGATGAGTCTACTGTTCGGAGAACCAGAGTTACCGAGTGCGGAAACAGTTTTCACCGAAGAATG TTACGCGGGTCGCCATCGACCCGCCTCCGCACCACCCGAGAATGAAACCGAGATTTTTCCAATTGCATGGACACCGCCGAATTGTAGAAACAAGGCGATCGTTTATCGCACGATTTTTACCACGTACACCAACAAAACATACCCG TACGAAGATAAGGCTGCAAACGTACCGATAGTGGTATTCAAGTACGATTACACGCGGAAAAATGAGTTGAGAATAGTTCTAGAAGAGTTTGAGGATGAAGTGGTCCACTTTGGTATTTTCGAATCCGACAAACCACCGGAGGCAAAAATAATTGCTGGAAGTATGGACGAATTCGAGGAAAATACAAGGGAGAGAACGGGGTATGAGACGTTTGTGTGTGTAGTGAAGAAAGTAGGGTGCGAGGCGTTTTTAGGGTTTGCTGGTATTGGTCCCTATCACGTGAGTGAGAATCCGGAGAAGGGTTCTGAGGAATCGAAACTGTATTTCCCGGATGTTACTGGTTCGGAAGAAACACAGTCGGACGATGATGAAAAACCTGAAGAGGTGCCGGAGAACCCTGAGGAAAATAATGAGCCACAGACATAA